From Coffea arabica cultivar ET-39 chromosome 10e, Coffea Arabica ET-39 HiFi, whole genome shotgun sequence, one genomic window encodes:
- the LOC113711729 gene encoding DEAD-box ATP-dependent RNA helicase FANCM isoform X1, whose product MASSSSTPLHIVDQDNDEFDWEAAVREIDVACAQTTTSSTNYCANNGSNHVINGKIPTYTSSNPRIQETHKKSVPNQSNFAYFASSSRQLTLDRFIGIVPRNSNGHQREKHCNGFLKNKNNNFNSNCQINVGNSGEGQKGQAEDEEENVGFVKIDPEAAKTWIYPVNIPLRDYQLNITRTALFSNTLVALPTGLGKTLIAAVVMYNYFRWFPEGKIVFAAPSRPLVLQQIEACHNVVGIPQEWTIDLTGQTSPTRRADHWRSKRVFFVTPQVLEKDIYSGSCLVKHLVCLVVDEAHRATGNYSYCVAVRELMAVPVQLRVLALTATPGSKQQTIQHVIDNLQISRLEYRSESDPDVIPYVHDRKIELIEVAMGNDAVEINNLILEVIRPYVARLSAIGVLKNRDCQTLSPCDLLNSRDKFREAPPENLPHIKYGEVEGYFGVLITLYHIRKLLSSHGIKPAFEMLAEKLQQGSFARFMSRNEVLLKAKLLMQQSISHGAPSPKLSKLLEVLVDHFKMKDPLESRVIIFSNFRGSVRDIMNALKDIGEFVKATEFVGQTSGKALKGQSQKVQQAVLQKFRAGGYNVIVATSIGEEGLDIMEVDLVICFDANISPLRMIQRMGRTGRKHEGRVVVLACEGSELKGYMRKQANSKAIKKHMRNGGANSFQFHSSPRMIPHVFKPEVQFVELSIEQFVPRVKKVNDDDQPIQSPAYKAKLTDAENDLLSKYFSTTRENTWKPSLIAFPHFQAFPSRVHKVLHSFRTGILIDAMQCLQGLPFSTCSTAVKVEDSASPEPCSASEALVQCNGKIKAFLTETSTSGDFPIEDCIREVSLASLEPKEDLRTREDSYALGSQGSQCKNLVHSFLFSSGLISVDDLGTVQVLSVSQFPVKEVLLSKIMTTGRAAPFYHLKQNIACIDASTDVCEERVGNAKDDSMSQIRSSQDDKDCAFKLNSCNASGEKTLGEIILETPIPKPMSDGGESINNSPEDRAPMLFAAEANDDPMDVEFSPRLTNFMESGIVPESPISSSGMPEIQRDDIMVPDLVSTPMVHAQSVVKYLGQNEINVTSSLTNDISAKQMKNSTPASKFRTPTVDECRSPFIKSPDIGFSKDWQLNPGGNSHGVKQRRKFKRLRKHGDLCRVKPQDCKEQTSGPTRNFTSSSVGADDGQNHHHRGAKFISNRAKLFVEDEAEVSLEVMVSSDEEDEQEDNSYEDSFIDDRINPTAKSTQAEESGIDMMAVYRRSLLSQSPLVGVANFSEDFTPSSDVPRNERASTSGSESHLVQKPENGLESTARNSASLHFNLDRVSSDALLSRITTSPKEQKSKMENRKRKLFCKSGFLPVHNLEKEFFIGSVASGHDSMLHEQTDKIQENSKTFLDNDITENRNIFDDDQFYNAIDLDAIEEQAAKLIGFKTDYSKQNQVPIAEPVPVNPSLLGSPSFDLGI is encoded by the exons AtggcctcctcctcctccactcCTCTCCACATCGTCGACCAAGATAACGAC gaatttgattgGGAGGCGGCAGTGAGGGAGATTGATGTGGCCTGTGCTCAAACCACAACTTCTTCTACTAATTATTGTGCTAATAACGGTTCTAATCACGTAATTAATGGCAAAATCCCTACTTATACTTCTTCAAATCCGAGAATTCAAGAAACCCACAAAAAATCAGTGCCCAATCAGAGCAATTTTgcttattttgcttcttcttcccGGCAATTGACTCTAGATAGGTTTATTGGGATTGTTCCCAGAAACTCCAATGGGCACCAGAGGGAAAAGCACTGCAATGGGTTTTTaaaaaacaagaataataatTTTAACAGTAATTGTCAGATTAATGTTGGTAATAGTGGTGAGGGACAGAAGGGGCAAgctgaagatgaagaagaaaatgtcGGCTTTGTCAAGATTGATCCTGAGGCAGCTAAGACTTGGATTTACCCag TTAATATCCCTCTTCGTGACTATCAGCTCAATATTACGCGGACTGCTTTGTTTTCCAACACTTTAGTGGCATTGCCTACTGGGCTTGGGAAAACTCTTATTGCTGCTGTTGTAATGTATAACTATTTCAGATGGTTTCCAGAAG GAAAAATTGTATTTGCAGCTCCTTCTCGACCACTTGTACTGCAACAAATTGAAGCATGCCATAATGTTGTAGGAATACCACAG GAATGGACTATTGATCTGACAGGTCAAACAAGTCCCACAAGAAGAGCAGACCATTGGAGAAGTAAACGAGTTTTTTTTGTTACTCCCCAAGTTCTTGAGAAAGATATTTATTCTG GTTCATGTTTGGTGAAGCATCTTGTCTGTTTAGTGGTTGACGAGGCTCATCGTGCAACAGGCAACTATTCGTATTGTGTTGCAGTTCGTGAG TTGATGGCTGTTCCTGTGCAACTCAGAGTATTGGCTTTGACTGCAACACCAGGAT CTAAGCAGCAGACCATCCAGCACGTAATCGATAATCTTCAAATATCAAGACTTGAATACCGAAGTGAAAGTGACCCTGATGTGATTCCTTACGTGCATGACAGAAAGATAGAGCTGATTGAG GTTGCTATGGGCAATGATGCGgttgaaataaataatttgaTCTTGGAAGTAATACGCCCTTATGTTGCTCGGCTTTCTGCAATTGGGGTACTTAAAAATAGAGATTGCCAGACG TTAAGCCCATGTGATTTACTCAACTCGAGGGACAAATTTCGGGAAGCACCACCAGAAAACCTGCCTCATATTAAGTATGGAGAAGTTGAAGGATATTTTGGTGTACTCATAACGCTGTACCACATCAGGAAATTGCTGTCTAGCCATGGTATAAAGCCTGCATTTGAGATGCTTGCAGAAAAATTGCAACAGGG GTCTTTTGCACGTTTTATGAGTCGGAATGAAGTTCTTCTAAAAGCAAAACTTCTAATGCAGCAAAGCATATCTCATGGAGCTCCTAGTCCCAAATTGTCAAAATTGCTGGAAGTCTTGGTGGATCATTTTA AAATGAAAGATCCACTTGAGTCAAGggttataattttctcaaatttcaggGGAAGTGTAAG GGATATAATGAATGCATTAAAAGACATTGGGGAATTTGTAAAAGCTACTGAGTTCGTTGGTCAGACTTCAG GTAAAGCATTAAAGGGACAGTCACAAAAAGTTCAACAAGCTGTTTTGCag AAATTTAGAGCTGGTGGGTACAATGTCATTGTTGCAACTTCAATTGGTGAAGAAGGTTTAGATATAATGGAAGTTGATCTTGTTATATGCTTTGATGCTAACATCTCACCATTGAGAATGATTCAGCGAATGGGCAGAACTGGAAGAAAGCATGAAGGACGAGTAG TTGTTTTAGCTTGTGAGGGGTCTGAATTAAAGGGCTACATGAGGAAACAAGCCAATAGCAAGGCTATTAAGAAGCACATGAGAAACGGGGGAGCAAATAGTTTCCAATTTCATTCAAGTCCGAGGATG ATTCCGCATGTTTTCAAACCAGAGGTCCAGTTTGTAGAGCTTTCAATTGAACAGTTTGTTCCACGTGTAAAGAAAGTGAATGATGATGACCAGCCAATCCAGTCGCCTGCATATAAAGCCAAGTTAACAGATGCTGAGAATGACTTACTATCTAAATATTTCAGCACCACCAGGGAAAACACTTGGAAACCATCACTTATTGCCTTTCCTCATTTCCAAGCATTTCCGTCCAGAGTACACAAAGTGCTGCATTCATTTAGGACAGGGATTCTAATAGATGCAATGCAATGTTTACAAGGATTACCATTTTCTACATGCAGTACAGCTGTTAAAGTTGAG GATAGTGCCTCTCCAGAACCATGCTCAGCAAGTGAAGCTCTTGTACAGTGTAATGGCAAAATTAAAG CTTTTCTTACAGAAACAAGCACTTCTGGGGACTTTCCTATAGAGGATTGCATAAGAGAAGTTTCACTGGCTAGTTTAGAGCCCAAAGAGGATTTAAGAACTAGAGAGGATTCCTATGCGCTAGGTTCTCAAGGTTCTCAATGTAAAAACTTGGTCCATTCCTTTCTCTTCAGCTCTGGATTGATATCTGTAGATGATCTTGGGACAGTACAGGTTTTATCTGTGTCACAATTTCCAGTGAAAGAAGTTCTGCTTTCTAAAATTATGACTACCGGCAGAGCAGCTCCATTCTATCATCTGAAACAAAATATTGCATGCATTGATGCTTCCACTGATGTATGCGAAGAACGTGTGGGGAATGCAAAAGATGATTCTATGTCCCAGATAAGATCCAGTCAAGATGACAAAGATTGTGCATTTAAATTAAACAGCTGTAATGCATCAGGAGAAAAAACTTTAGGAGAGATTATTCTTGAGACTCCAATTCCCAAGCCAATGTCAGATGGAGGTGAGAGTATTAATAATAGTCCTGAAGATAGAGCACCTATGTTGTTTGCTGCTGAGGCCAATGATGATCCAATGGACGTTGAGTTTAGTCCCAGGCTTACTAACTTTATGGAGTCCGGTATTGTTCCAGAATCTCCTATAAGCAGTAGTG GAATGCCTGAGATTCAAAGAGATGATATTATGGTACCAGATCTTGTTTCAACCCCCATGGTCCATGCACAGTCAGTAGTGAAGTATTTGGGGCAGAATGAAATTAATGTCACTTCTTCGCTGACCAATGATATTTCTGCAAAACAAATGAAGAATAGTACTCCAGCAAGCAAATTTAGAACTCCAACTGTTGATGAATGTCGATCTCCTTTCATTAAATCACCAGACATTGGCTTTAGCAAAGACTGGCAATTGAATCCTGGAGGAAATTCACATGGTGTTAAACAAAGACGCAAGTTTAAAAGATTGCGCAAGCATGGAGATCTCTGTAGGGTTAAGCCTCAGGATTGCAAAGAACAGACAAGTGGCCCCACCAGAAACTTCACAAGTTCTTCTGTTGGTGCAGATGATGGTCAGAATCATCATCATAGAG GCGCGAAGTTCATCTCAAATAGAGCCAAACTGTTTGTTGAAGATGAAGCAGA GGTATCTTTGGAGGTTATGGTATCTTCTGATGAGGAAGATGAGCAGGAGGACAATTCATACGAAGATAGTTTTATTGATGATAGAATAAATCCTACAGCAAAAAGTACTCAAGCAGAAGAGAGTGGTATTGATATGATGGCTGTTTACAG GCGTTCCTTGCTCAGTCAATCACCATTAGTAGGAGTGGCAAATTTCTCTGAAGATTTTACTCCTAGTTCTGATGTTCCAAGAAATGAAAGAGCAAGCACTTCAGGATCAGAAAGTCATTTGGTTCAAAAGCCTGAGAATGGCTTAGAGTCTACCGCCAGGAATTCAGCATCCCTCCATTTCAATCTTGACAGAGTTTCCTCAGATGCTTTGCTCTCCAGAATTACTACTTctccaaaagaacaaaaaagcaAGATGGAGAATCGAAAGAGAAAATTATTCTGTAAATCTGGTTTCTTACCAGTACATAACTTAGAAAAAGAGTTTTTCATTGGTTCTGTCGCTTCTGGACACGACTCTATGTTGCATGAACAAACcgacaaaattcaagaaaatagcaaAACGTTTCTGGACAATGACATCACAGAAAACAGGAATATCTTTGATGACGATCAATTCTACAATGCCATTGATCTTGATGCTATAGAAGAACAAGCTGCCAAATTAATTGGATTCAAAACGGACTACTCAAAACAGAATCAGGTACCTATTGCTGAACCAGTGCCAGTAAACCCTTCTCTTCTTGGTTCTCCTTCTTTTGATCTTGGAATTTGA
- the LOC113711729 gene encoding DEAD-box ATP-dependent RNA helicase FANCM isoform X2: MASSSSTPLHIVDQDNDEFDWEAAVREIDVACAQTTTSSTNYCANNGSNHVINGKIPTYTSSNPRIQETHKKSVPNQSNFAYFASSSRQLTLDRFIGIVPRNSNGHQREKHCNGFLKNKNNNFNSNCQINVGNSGEGQKGQAEDEEENVGFVKIDPEAAKTWIYPVNIPLRDYQLNITRTALFSNTLVALPTGLGKTLIAAVVMYNYFRWFPEGKIVFAAPSRPLVLQQIEACHNVVGIPQEWTIDLTGQTSPTRRADHWRSKRVFFVTPQVLEKDIYSGSCLVKHLVCLVVDEAHRATGNYSYCVAVRELMAVPVQLRVLALTATPGSKQQTIQHVIDNLQISRLEYRSESDPDVIPYVHDRKIELIEVAMGNDAVEINNLILEVIRPYVARLSAIGVLKNRDCQTLSPCDLLNSRDKFREAPPENLPHIKYGEVEGYFGVLITLYHIRKLLSSHGIKPAFEMLAEKLQQGSFARFMSRNEVLLKAKLLMQQSISHGAPSPKLSKLLEVLVDHFKMKDPLESRVIIFSNFRGSVRDIMNALKDIGEFVKATEFVGQTSGKALKGQSQKVQQAVLQKFRAGGYNVIVATSIGEEGLDIMEVDLVICFDANISPLRMIQRMGRTGRKHEGRVVVLACEGSELKGYMRKQANSKAIKKHMRNGGANSFQFHSSPRMIPHVFKPEVQFVELSIEQFVPRVKKVNDDDQPIQSPAYKAKLTDAENDLLSKYFSTTRENTWKPSLIAFPHFQAFPSRVHKVLHSFRTGILIDAMQCLQGLPFSTCSTAVKVEDSASPEPCSASEALVQCNGKIKETSTSGDFPIEDCIREVSLASLEPKEDLRTREDSYALGSQGSQCKNLVHSFLFSSGLISVDDLGTVQVLSVSQFPVKEVLLSKIMTTGRAAPFYHLKQNIACIDASTDVCEERVGNAKDDSMSQIRSSQDDKDCAFKLNSCNASGEKTLGEIILETPIPKPMSDGGESINNSPEDRAPMLFAAEANDDPMDVEFSPRLTNFMESGIVPESPISSSGMPEIQRDDIMVPDLVSTPMVHAQSVVKYLGQNEINVTSSLTNDISAKQMKNSTPASKFRTPTVDECRSPFIKSPDIGFSKDWQLNPGGNSHGVKQRRKFKRLRKHGDLCRVKPQDCKEQTSGPTRNFTSSSVGADDGQNHHHRGAKFISNRAKLFVEDEAEVSLEVMVSSDEEDEQEDNSYEDSFIDDRINPTAKSTQAEESGIDMMAVYRRSLLSQSPLVGVANFSEDFTPSSDVPRNERASTSGSESHLVQKPENGLESTARNSASLHFNLDRVSSDALLSRITTSPKEQKSKMENRKRKLFCKSGFLPVHNLEKEFFIGSVASGHDSMLHEQTDKIQENSKTFLDNDITENRNIFDDDQFYNAIDLDAIEEQAAKLIGFKTDYSKQNQVPIAEPVPVNPSLLGSPSFDLGI, from the exons AtggcctcctcctcctccactcCTCTCCACATCGTCGACCAAGATAACGAC gaatttgattgGGAGGCGGCAGTGAGGGAGATTGATGTGGCCTGTGCTCAAACCACAACTTCTTCTACTAATTATTGTGCTAATAACGGTTCTAATCACGTAATTAATGGCAAAATCCCTACTTATACTTCTTCAAATCCGAGAATTCAAGAAACCCACAAAAAATCAGTGCCCAATCAGAGCAATTTTgcttattttgcttcttcttcccGGCAATTGACTCTAGATAGGTTTATTGGGATTGTTCCCAGAAACTCCAATGGGCACCAGAGGGAAAAGCACTGCAATGGGTTTTTaaaaaacaagaataataatTTTAACAGTAATTGTCAGATTAATGTTGGTAATAGTGGTGAGGGACAGAAGGGGCAAgctgaagatgaagaagaaaatgtcGGCTTTGTCAAGATTGATCCTGAGGCAGCTAAGACTTGGATTTACCCag TTAATATCCCTCTTCGTGACTATCAGCTCAATATTACGCGGACTGCTTTGTTTTCCAACACTTTAGTGGCATTGCCTACTGGGCTTGGGAAAACTCTTATTGCTGCTGTTGTAATGTATAACTATTTCAGATGGTTTCCAGAAG GAAAAATTGTATTTGCAGCTCCTTCTCGACCACTTGTACTGCAACAAATTGAAGCATGCCATAATGTTGTAGGAATACCACAG GAATGGACTATTGATCTGACAGGTCAAACAAGTCCCACAAGAAGAGCAGACCATTGGAGAAGTAAACGAGTTTTTTTTGTTACTCCCCAAGTTCTTGAGAAAGATATTTATTCTG GTTCATGTTTGGTGAAGCATCTTGTCTGTTTAGTGGTTGACGAGGCTCATCGTGCAACAGGCAACTATTCGTATTGTGTTGCAGTTCGTGAG TTGATGGCTGTTCCTGTGCAACTCAGAGTATTGGCTTTGACTGCAACACCAGGAT CTAAGCAGCAGACCATCCAGCACGTAATCGATAATCTTCAAATATCAAGACTTGAATACCGAAGTGAAAGTGACCCTGATGTGATTCCTTACGTGCATGACAGAAAGATAGAGCTGATTGAG GTTGCTATGGGCAATGATGCGgttgaaataaataatttgaTCTTGGAAGTAATACGCCCTTATGTTGCTCGGCTTTCTGCAATTGGGGTACTTAAAAATAGAGATTGCCAGACG TTAAGCCCATGTGATTTACTCAACTCGAGGGACAAATTTCGGGAAGCACCACCAGAAAACCTGCCTCATATTAAGTATGGAGAAGTTGAAGGATATTTTGGTGTACTCATAACGCTGTACCACATCAGGAAATTGCTGTCTAGCCATGGTATAAAGCCTGCATTTGAGATGCTTGCAGAAAAATTGCAACAGGG GTCTTTTGCACGTTTTATGAGTCGGAATGAAGTTCTTCTAAAAGCAAAACTTCTAATGCAGCAAAGCATATCTCATGGAGCTCCTAGTCCCAAATTGTCAAAATTGCTGGAAGTCTTGGTGGATCATTTTA AAATGAAAGATCCACTTGAGTCAAGggttataattttctcaaatttcaggGGAAGTGTAAG GGATATAATGAATGCATTAAAAGACATTGGGGAATTTGTAAAAGCTACTGAGTTCGTTGGTCAGACTTCAG GTAAAGCATTAAAGGGACAGTCACAAAAAGTTCAACAAGCTGTTTTGCag AAATTTAGAGCTGGTGGGTACAATGTCATTGTTGCAACTTCAATTGGTGAAGAAGGTTTAGATATAATGGAAGTTGATCTTGTTATATGCTTTGATGCTAACATCTCACCATTGAGAATGATTCAGCGAATGGGCAGAACTGGAAGAAAGCATGAAGGACGAGTAG TTGTTTTAGCTTGTGAGGGGTCTGAATTAAAGGGCTACATGAGGAAACAAGCCAATAGCAAGGCTATTAAGAAGCACATGAGAAACGGGGGAGCAAATAGTTTCCAATTTCATTCAAGTCCGAGGATG ATTCCGCATGTTTTCAAACCAGAGGTCCAGTTTGTAGAGCTTTCAATTGAACAGTTTGTTCCACGTGTAAAGAAAGTGAATGATGATGACCAGCCAATCCAGTCGCCTGCATATAAAGCCAAGTTAACAGATGCTGAGAATGACTTACTATCTAAATATTTCAGCACCACCAGGGAAAACACTTGGAAACCATCACTTATTGCCTTTCCTCATTTCCAAGCATTTCCGTCCAGAGTACACAAAGTGCTGCATTCATTTAGGACAGGGATTCTAATAGATGCAATGCAATGTTTACAAGGATTACCATTTTCTACATGCAGTACAGCTGTTAAAGTTGAG GATAGTGCCTCTCCAGAACCATGCTCAGCAAGTGAAGCTCTTGTACAGTGTAATGGCAAAATTAAAG AAACAAGCACTTCTGGGGACTTTCCTATAGAGGATTGCATAAGAGAAGTTTCACTGGCTAGTTTAGAGCCCAAAGAGGATTTAAGAACTAGAGAGGATTCCTATGCGCTAGGTTCTCAAGGTTCTCAATGTAAAAACTTGGTCCATTCCTTTCTCTTCAGCTCTGGATTGATATCTGTAGATGATCTTGGGACAGTACAGGTTTTATCTGTGTCACAATTTCCAGTGAAAGAAGTTCTGCTTTCTAAAATTATGACTACCGGCAGAGCAGCTCCATTCTATCATCTGAAACAAAATATTGCATGCATTGATGCTTCCACTGATGTATGCGAAGAACGTGTGGGGAATGCAAAAGATGATTCTATGTCCCAGATAAGATCCAGTCAAGATGACAAAGATTGTGCATTTAAATTAAACAGCTGTAATGCATCAGGAGAAAAAACTTTAGGAGAGATTATTCTTGAGACTCCAATTCCCAAGCCAATGTCAGATGGAGGTGAGAGTATTAATAATAGTCCTGAAGATAGAGCACCTATGTTGTTTGCTGCTGAGGCCAATGATGATCCAATGGACGTTGAGTTTAGTCCCAGGCTTACTAACTTTATGGAGTCCGGTATTGTTCCAGAATCTCCTATAAGCAGTAGTG GAATGCCTGAGATTCAAAGAGATGATATTATGGTACCAGATCTTGTTTCAACCCCCATGGTCCATGCACAGTCAGTAGTGAAGTATTTGGGGCAGAATGAAATTAATGTCACTTCTTCGCTGACCAATGATATTTCTGCAAAACAAATGAAGAATAGTACTCCAGCAAGCAAATTTAGAACTCCAACTGTTGATGAATGTCGATCTCCTTTCATTAAATCACCAGACATTGGCTTTAGCAAAGACTGGCAATTGAATCCTGGAGGAAATTCACATGGTGTTAAACAAAGACGCAAGTTTAAAAGATTGCGCAAGCATGGAGATCTCTGTAGGGTTAAGCCTCAGGATTGCAAAGAACAGACAAGTGGCCCCACCAGAAACTTCACAAGTTCTTCTGTTGGTGCAGATGATGGTCAGAATCATCATCATAGAG GCGCGAAGTTCATCTCAAATAGAGCCAAACTGTTTGTTGAAGATGAAGCAGA GGTATCTTTGGAGGTTATGGTATCTTCTGATGAGGAAGATGAGCAGGAGGACAATTCATACGAAGATAGTTTTATTGATGATAGAATAAATCCTACAGCAAAAAGTACTCAAGCAGAAGAGAGTGGTATTGATATGATGGCTGTTTACAG GCGTTCCTTGCTCAGTCAATCACCATTAGTAGGAGTGGCAAATTTCTCTGAAGATTTTACTCCTAGTTCTGATGTTCCAAGAAATGAAAGAGCAAGCACTTCAGGATCAGAAAGTCATTTGGTTCAAAAGCCTGAGAATGGCTTAGAGTCTACCGCCAGGAATTCAGCATCCCTCCATTTCAATCTTGACAGAGTTTCCTCAGATGCTTTGCTCTCCAGAATTACTACTTctccaaaagaacaaaaaagcaAGATGGAGAATCGAAAGAGAAAATTATTCTGTAAATCTGGTTTCTTACCAGTACATAACTTAGAAAAAGAGTTTTTCATTGGTTCTGTCGCTTCTGGACACGACTCTATGTTGCATGAACAAACcgacaaaattcaagaaaatagcaaAACGTTTCTGGACAATGACATCACAGAAAACAGGAATATCTTTGATGACGATCAATTCTACAATGCCATTGATCTTGATGCTATAGAAGAACAAGCTGCCAAATTAATTGGATTCAAAACGGACTACTCAAAACAGAATCAGGTACCTATTGCTGAACCAGTGCCAGTAAACCCTTCTCTTCTTGGTTCTCCTTCTTTTGATCTTGGAATTTGA